From one Halothece sp. PCC 7418 genomic stretch:
- the gcvH gene encoding glycine cleavage system protein GcvH: MALEYPNDLKYLDSHEYVRVEGETATIGISAFAVDQLGDIVFVELPDVDETLEKGETFGTVESVKAVEDMYAPVSGTVIEQNTAVVDAPETIVEDPYGAGWLLKIQLSNPDEANDALSADEYRAKVEGE; the protein is encoded by the coding sequence ATGGCGCTTGAATATCCTAATGATTTGAAATACCTTGACTCTCACGAATATGTGCGGGTAGAAGGGGAGACGGCAACCATTGGCATTAGTGCCTTTGCGGTGGATCAATTGGGAGATATTGTTTTTGTAGAACTCCCTGATGTTGATGAAACCCTAGAAAAAGGGGAAACCTTTGGCACGGTGGAATCGGTGAAAGCCGTGGAAGATATGTATGCCCCTGTTTCTGGGACAGTCATTGAGCAAAATACTGCGGTGGTTGATGCCCCAGAAACGATTGTTGAAGATCCTTATGGGGCAGGTTGGTTATTAAAAATCCAACTCAGTAACCCTGATGAGGCAAATGATGCTCTTTCGGCAGATGAATATCGGGCGAAAGTGGAAGGAGAATAG
- a CDS encoding cupin domain-containing protein, translating to MSNVEALTIPSSIQFSTATETESRPWGSFSTLEEGQGYKIKRIEVKPGHRLSLQMHHHRSEHWIVVSGTAKVVCGDREEILTTNQSTYVPQCTSHRLENPGVINLVLIEVQNGEYLGEDDIIRFQDDYARSSK from the coding sequence ATGTCTAACGTAGAAGCCCTTACAATTCCCTCATCCATCCAATTTTCTACAGCGACCGAAACTGAATCTCGTCCTTGGGGATCGTTTAGTACCCTCGAAGAAGGACAAGGCTATAAAATTAAACGGATTGAGGTGAAACCTGGACATCGCCTCAGTTTGCAGATGCACCATCATCGCAGTGAACACTGGATTGTGGTTTCAGGAACAGCAAAAGTGGTTTGCGGCGATCGCGAAGAAATTTTAACGACAAATCAATCCACCTATGTTCCTCAGTGTACTTCTCACCGTCTTGAAAATCCTGGGGTGATTAACTTGGTACTGATTGAAGTGCAAAACGGAGAATATTTAGGAGAAGATGATATTATTCGTTTTCAGGATGATTATGCTCGCAGTTCCAAGTAA
- a CDS encoding iron-sulfur cluster assembly accessory protein, whose protein sequence is MIEISDVAQKEIKRLQTTRKQEKSYLRIGVAEGGCSGLYYTLDWSIEIASSDRVYPQTEFSVVIDEKSLPYLHQLKLDYTEDLMGGGFRFNNPQAVKACSCGLSFSLD, encoded by the coding sequence ATGATTGAAATTAGTGACGTTGCGCAAAAAGAAATTAAGCGGTTGCAAACGACCCGCAAGCAAGAAAAGAGTTATTTGCGGATTGGCGTTGCTGAAGGCGGTTGCTCTGGACTTTACTATACCCTAGATTGGTCAATAGAAATTGCCAGCAGCGATCGCGTTTATCCCCAAACTGAGTTTTCCGTGGTCATTGATGAAAAAAGTCTTCCCTATCTTCATCAATTGAAACTCGACTACACTGAAGATCTTATGGGGGGCGGATTTCGTTTCAATAATCCGCAAGCGGTTAAGGCTTGTAGTTGTGGTCTCTCTTTCTCTTTAGATTAA
- the rpsG gene encoding 30S ribosomal protein S7, producing MSRRSNVKKSPVPPDPVYNSRLVSMMIRRLMMDGKKSVASRILYDAFKLVEEKTNSDPLETFEQAVRNVTPLVQVKARRVGGATYQVPMEVRPERGTSLALRWLSQYSRSRSGKTMAIRFANEIIDAANETGSTIRKREETHKMAEANKAFAHYRY from the coding sequence ATGTCTCGTCGGAGTAACGTCAAAAAAAGTCCAGTCCCCCCCGATCCTGTCTATAATAGCCGTCTCGTCAGCATGATGATTCGGCGGTTGATGATGGACGGGAAAAAATCAGTAGCCTCAAGAATTCTCTATGATGCGTTTAAGCTCGTAGAAGAAAAAACCAATAGTGACCCCCTAGAAACCTTTGAACAAGCAGTACGCAATGTCACCCCGTTGGTGCAAGTGAAAGCGAGACGGGTGGGGGGAGCAACGTATCAAGTTCCCATGGAAGTACGCCCCGAAAGAGGAACCAGCCTCGCTCTGCGTTGGCTCTCTCAATATAGTCGCAGTCGCTCAGGAAAAACGATGGCGATTCGGTTTGCGAACGAGATCATTGACGCAGCAAACGAAACGGGAAGCACCATTCGGAAACGGGAAGAAACCCATAAGATGGCAGAAGCGAATAAAGCCTTCGCCCATTACCGCTATTAA
- a CDS encoding YebC/PmpR family DNA-binding transcriptional regulator: MAGHSKWANIKRQKARVDAKKGKTFTQLSRAIIVAARNGGPDPEANFQLRTAIDKAKAASIPNDNIERAIAKGAGTAGGDEDQLEAIRYEGYGPGGVAILIEALTDNRNRTAADLRSAFSKNGGNLGETGCVSWMFEQKGVVRLEGEIDEEALLEASVEGGAETYEMNDDPGAEVFTEVTALEQLNQTLIDQGFPVKEAELRWIANNEVEVSDPDQARSLLKLMDALEELDDVQNVTANFDMADDLVFENSK; the protein is encoded by the coding sequence ATGGCAGGACATAGTAAATGGGCAAATATTAAACGGCAAAAAGCGCGAGTGGATGCGAAAAAAGGGAAAACCTTTACTCAACTCTCTCGCGCCATCATTGTTGCAGCCCGCAACGGGGGACCCGATCCCGAGGCAAATTTTCAACTGCGTACCGCCATTGATAAGGCAAAAGCAGCGAGTATTCCGAATGATAATATTGAACGCGCGATCGCGAAAGGGGCAGGAACGGCTGGTGGTGATGAGGATCAACTCGAAGCCATCCGCTATGAAGGTTATGGTCCAGGCGGTGTCGCCATTCTCATTGAAGCCCTCACCGATAATCGCAATCGCACGGCTGCTGATTTACGCTCGGCTTTCTCCAAAAATGGCGGAAACTTGGGGGAAACGGGCTGTGTTAGTTGGATGTTTGAACAAAAAGGTGTTGTCCGTTTAGAAGGCGAAATTGATGAAGAGGCGTTATTAGAAGCCTCAGTGGAAGGTGGGGCGGAAACCTATGAAATGAATGATGATCCGGGGGCGGAAGTGTTTACGGAAGTCACTGCACTGGAACAACTCAATCAGACGCTAATTGACCAAGGCTTTCCAGTAAAAGAAGCCGAGTTACGGTGGATTGCCAATAATGAGGTAGAAGTGAGTGATCCCGACCAAGCGCGATCGCTGCTCAAACTCATGGATGCCCTAGAAGAACTGGATGATGTGCAAAATGTCACTGCAAACTTTGATATGGCGGATGATTTAGTTTTTGAAAATAGTAAATAG
- the rpsL gene encoding 30S ribosomal protein S12, translated as MPTIQQLIRNERSKLTQKTKSPALKECPQRRGVCTRVYTATPKKPNSALRKVARVRLTSGYEVTAYIPGIGHNLQEHSVVLIRGGRVKDLPGVRYHIVRGTLDTTGVKDRRQGRSKYGTKRPKE; from the coding sequence ATGCCCACAATCCAACAACTGATCAGAAACGAGCGATCAAAACTCACTCAAAAAACCAAATCCCCCGCATTAAAAGAATGCCCCCAACGGCGAGGGGTCTGCACGCGGGTATATACCGCAACGCCCAAAAAACCCAACTCCGCCCTACGGAAAGTGGCAAGGGTACGCCTGACCTCGGGGTATGAAGTGACCGCCTATATTCCTGGGATCGGTCATAACTTACAAGAACACTCAGTGGTTCTCATTCGCGGTGGACGGGTCAAAGATTTACCTGGTGTCCGCTATCATATTGTCCGTGGAACTCTCGATACAACCGGAGTTAAAGATCGTCGTCAAGGACGGTCGAAATACGGCACTAAACGCCCAAAAGAATAA